In Arthrobacter sp. B3I9, the following are encoded in one genomic region:
- a CDS encoding TspO/MBR family protein — protein sequence MPLHDQPLAPLPGAPTAGPGRHGPGPQLLGLLVFLAASALVAGLGGLATVNNVNGWYATADKAPWSPPNGAFGPVWTALYTAMAVAAWLVWRRRDAASRPALAAYAVQLALNLLWTPVFFGLYPALGTLALWIGFAIIVALAVAVSVTVLRFGPISRAAGLLMLPYLSWIVFAASLNLWAALHN from the coding sequence ATGCCGCTCCACGACCAACCTCTCGCGCCGCTGCCGGGGGCGCCGACAGCGGGCCCCGGCAGGCACGGTCCCGGTCCGCAACTGCTGGGGCTGCTGGTGTTCCTTGCCGCCTCCGCCCTCGTTGCCGGCTTGGGCGGGCTGGCCACCGTCAACAACGTCAACGGCTGGTACGCCACCGCCGACAAGGCTCCGTGGTCGCCGCCGAATGGAGCGTTCGGGCCGGTGTGGACGGCGCTCTATACCGCCATGGCCGTCGCGGCGTGGCTGGTCTGGCGCCGCCGCGACGCAGCCTCGCGGCCCGCCCTCGCGGCCTACGCCGTGCAGCTTGCCCTCAACCTGCTGTGGACTCCGGTGTTCTTCGGCCTGTATCCGGCGCTGGGGACCCTGGCGCTTTGGATCGGTTTCGCCATTATCGTTGCCCTGGCGGTAGCCGTGTCAGTCACCGTGCTGCGCTTCGGTCCCATCAGCCGCGCGGCCGGGCTGCTGATGCTGCCTTACCTGTCGTGGATCGTCTTCGCAGCGTCACTGAACCTGTGGGCGGCGCTGCACAACTAA
- a CDS encoding L-serine ammonia-lyase, with translation MAVGVFDLFSIGIGPSSSHTVGPMRAAAVFAEELKSLGKLAEVASLRVDLFGSLAATGHGHGTMTAILLGLEGFHPELILPEEVEDRLAAIAESGLLQLAGAVSLPYGVKDMVLRPLTVLPRHTNGMTFTVSDAGGGVLHSATFFSVGGGFIIREGEEDAAQQELEESKKELPLPFRTAAELLEHCRETGLGISDVMRVNEEDSRTPEEIREGLLHIYSVMEGCVATSLKREGLLPGGLKVRRRAPDWHERLLKENAGQDPEYRDPKYWQEWVNLIALAVNEENASGGRVVTAPTNGAAGIIPAVLYYALHFAPGMDKATQGDRDDVVVKFLLAAGAVGVLYKEQASISGAEVGCQGEVGSASSMAAAGLAEVMGGTPAQVENAAEIAMEHNLGLTCDPIGGLVQVPCIERNAIAAAKAINAAKMALWGDGTHRVSLDEVIITMRETGKDMSSKYKETAMGGLAVNVVEC, from the coding sequence ATGGCTGTTGGCGTCTTTGATCTTTTTTCTATCGGCATAGGTCCGTCCAGTTCGCATACTGTGGGGCCGATGCGGGCTGCCGCTGTGTTTGCGGAGGAACTTAAATCCCTGGGCAAGCTTGCGGAGGTGGCGTCGTTGCGGGTGGACCTTTTTGGGTCGCTGGCCGCGACGGGGCATGGGCATGGGACGATGACGGCGATCCTGCTGGGGTTGGAGGGGTTCCATCCGGAGCTGATCCTGCCGGAGGAGGTGGAGGACCGGCTGGCGGCGATCGCGGAGAGCGGGTTGCTGCAGCTGGCCGGTGCTGTTTCCTTGCCTTATGGGGTGAAGGACATGGTGCTGCGGCCGTTGACGGTGTTGCCGCGGCATACCAACGGCATGACGTTCACGGTGTCCGATGCCGGGGGCGGTGTGCTGCACAGCGCGACGTTTTTCTCGGTGGGCGGCGGGTTCATCATCCGTGAGGGCGAGGAGGACGCCGCGCAGCAGGAGCTCGAGGAGTCCAAGAAGGAACTGCCGCTGCCGTTCCGGACGGCTGCGGAGTTGCTGGAACACTGCCGGGAAACGGGGCTGGGCATCAGCGACGTGATGCGGGTCAACGAGGAAGACAGCCGTACCCCGGAGGAGATCCGGGAGGGCCTGCTGCACATCTACTCCGTGATGGAGGGCTGCGTGGCGACCAGCCTGAAGCGTGAGGGTCTGCTGCCCGGGGGGTTGAAGGTCCGCCGCCGCGCCCCGGACTGGCACGAGCGGCTGTTGAAGGAAAACGCCGGGCAGGACCCGGAGTACCGGGATCCGAAGTACTGGCAGGAGTGGGTGAACCTGATTGCCTTGGCGGTGAACGAGGAGAACGCCTCCGGCGGCCGGGTGGTCACCGCTCCGACGAACGGCGCTGCCGGGATCATTCCGGCGGTGCTGTATTACGCGCTGCATTTCGCGCCGGGGATGGACAAGGCCACGCAGGGTGACCGCGACGACGTCGTGGTGAAGTTCCTGCTGGCCGCGGGCGCGGTCGGGGTGCTTTACAAGGAGCAGGCGTCGATTTCGGGTGCGGAGGTCGGCTGCCAGGGTGAGGTGGGGTCGGCGTCCTCGATGGCTGCTGCCGGGCTGGCCGAGGTGATGGGCGGGACTCCGGCGCAGGTGGAGAACGCGGCGGAGATCGCGATGGAACACAACCTGGGCCTGACGTGTGACCCGATCGGCGGGCTGGTCCAGGTCCCGTGTATCGAGCGGAACGCGATCGCTGCGGCGAAGGCGATCAACGCCGCGAAGATGGCCCTCTGGGGCGACGGCACGCACCGGGTGTCCCTGGACGAGGTCATCATCACCATGCGTGAGACCGGCAAGGACATGAGCTCCAAATACAAGGAAACGGCCATGGGCGGCCTCGCCGTCAACGTCGTCGAATGCTGA
- the gcvH gene encoding glycine cleavage system protein GcvH, with protein MAKVAPELQYSAEHEWVARDSGNTGSNIVSIGISAVATDALGDIVYVDLPEVGSAVTAGETCGEVESTKSVSDLYAPVTGEVTEINPAVVDDPALINSDPYGAGWLFKVAAESDGPLLSAHDYASKNGGEL; from the coding sequence ATGGCAAAGGTTGCCCCTGAACTGCAGTACTCCGCCGAGCATGAGTGGGTTGCGCGGGACTCCGGCAACACCGGGTCGAACATTGTGTCCATCGGCATCTCGGCCGTGGCCACGGATGCCCTGGGTGACATTGTCTACGTGGACCTGCCCGAGGTCGGCTCGGCTGTAACGGCGGGGGAGACGTGCGGCGAGGTGGAGTCCACCAAGTCCGTCTCCGATCTGTATGCCCCGGTCACCGGCGAGGTTACGGAGATCAATCCCGCCGTCGTCGACGACCCTGCGCTGATCAACAGTGATCCCTACGGTGCCGGTTGGCTCTTCAAGGTGGCCGCCGAATCCGACGGACCGCTGCTCTCTGCCCACGACTACGCCTCCAAAAACGGCGGCGAGCTGTGA
- the gcvT gene encoding glycine cleavage system aminomethyltransferase GcvT, translated as MTENHTALYEEHKKLGASFTDFGGWQMPLKYSSELAEHHAVRKTAGLFDLSHMGEVWVTGPDAAAYLDYALVGKISAMAVGKAKYSLICNEDGGIIDDLITYRRPAAADGTDKFLVVPNAGNAKTVAAALAERAANFDVTVQDASAGTSLIAVQGPKAEEILLRLVPAAQHSLVTGLKYYAAVEVPVLSGGTSQELLLARTGYTGEDGFEIFVPNDDAAALWQALLAVAEDGELTPAGLASRDSLRLEAGMPLYGNELSLEGDPFAAGLGPVVALSKEGDFVGKAALAAKKAAGAGATAGRKLVGLKGLGRRAGRGHYPVLKDGSVVGEVTSGQPSPSLGYPVAMAYVDVAFTEPGTALEIDLRGKSEPFEVVTLPFYKRAK; from the coding sequence ATGACTGAGAACCACACGGCCCTGTACGAGGAGCACAAGAAGCTCGGCGCGTCCTTCACGGACTTCGGCGGCTGGCAGATGCCCCTGAAGTACAGCTCCGAGCTGGCCGAGCACCACGCAGTCCGCAAGACGGCAGGCCTGTTCGACCTCTCCCACATGGGCGAAGTCTGGGTGACCGGCCCGGACGCCGCCGCATACCTCGACTACGCCCTCGTGGGTAAAATCTCCGCGATGGCGGTGGGCAAGGCCAAGTACTCGCTCATCTGCAACGAGGACGGCGGCATCATCGACGACCTCATCACTTACCGGCGGCCCGCGGCGGCCGACGGTACGGACAAGTTCCTGGTGGTCCCGAACGCGGGCAACGCCAAGACCGTGGCAGCAGCCCTGGCCGAGCGTGCAGCCAACTTCGACGTCACCGTGCAGGATGCCTCCGCCGGGACCTCGCTGATTGCCGTGCAGGGGCCCAAGGCCGAAGAGATCCTGCTCCGCCTGGTTCCGGCCGCGCAGCACAGTCTCGTCACCGGCCTCAAGTACTACGCCGCCGTCGAGGTCCCCGTCCTCTCCGGCGGCACCAGCCAGGAGCTGCTGCTCGCGCGGACCGGGTACACCGGTGAAGACGGCTTCGAGATCTTCGTTCCGAACGACGACGCTGCCGCCCTCTGGCAGGCGCTTCTCGCCGTCGCCGAGGACGGCGAGCTGACGCCCGCCGGGCTCGCCTCCCGCGATTCCCTCCGCCTCGAAGCGGGCATGCCGCTGTACGGCAACGAACTTTCCCTCGAAGGTGATCCTTTCGCCGCCGGGCTTGGCCCCGTCGTCGCGCTGTCCAAGGAGGGCGACTTTGTCGGCAAGGCTGCGCTGGCCGCCAAGAAGGCAGCCGGTGCCGGAGCCACGGCCGGCCGCAAACTGGTGGGCCTCAAAGGCCTCGGGCGCCGGGCCGGGCGCGGCCACTACCCGGTTCTCAAAGACGGCAGCGTCGTCGGCGAAGTCACGTCCGGCCAGCCCAGCCCTAGTCTGGGCTACCCGGTAGCGATGGCCTACGTGGACGTCGCCTTCACTGAACCGGGCACGGCGCTTGAGATCGACTTGCGCGGCAAGAGCGAGCCGTTCGAGGTGGTCACCCTGCCGTTCTACAAGCGCGCAAAGTAG
- the gcvP gene encoding aminomethyl-transferring glycine dehydrogenase produces the protein MEFLVTVTPASSSFVDRHIGARRASDIDTMLKAVGYDTVDALVDTAVPKDIRQDFPLQLAAALSEVEVLAELRKLAAKNKTAVQMIGQGYYDTLTPAVIRRNILEAPAWYTAYTPYQPEISQGRLEALLNFQTMVQDLVGLPIANASLLDEATAVAEAVLMMRRANKNKEARDGKTVLDADCLPQTIAIVRGRAEALGFEVEVADLSKGLPEGVINGVVLQQPGVSGRVFDHTAVIADAKERGALVTVAADLLSLTLITPPGEQGADIAVGSAQRFGVPLFFGGPHAAYMAVQKGLERSMPGRLVGVSKDNAGVPAYRLALQTREQHIRREKATSNICTAQALLAIVSSFYAVYHGPDGLKAIAETTHGHAKTIAASLKAAGLDVLHTSFFDTVTVSVPGKAEEVLAAAEARGINLRGIDADTVGISADEATTAAIVADVVAAFGAAVVTDGSAFGLDSTVQRTSAYLQHPVFNTHRSETQLLRYIRRLSDRDLALDRTMIPLGSCTMKLNATAEMEAISWPEFASIHPFAPDSQTAGWRELIEDLEAQLTEITGYDQVSIQPNAGSQGELAGLLAIRGYHHSRGDQQRNVCLIPASAHGTNAASAVLAGMKVVVVATAADGTIDHADLQAKIEAHQDALSCIMITYPSTHGVFDADVREVCDAVHAAGGQVYIDGANLNALVGLAQPGQFGGDVSHLNLHKTFCIPHGGGGPGVGPVAAKAHLAPFMPGNAADPANGADGTPISASRYGSAGVLPISWAYVKLMGGQGLTEATRSALLAANYVAARLNDFFPVLYTGEGGLVAHECILDLRELTAKTGVTAEDVAKRLIDYGFHAPTLAFPVAGTLMVEPTESEDLGEIDRFITAMISIRAEIDQVAAGDFSVEDSPLRNSPHTAAAVISTDWARQYPREQAVFPVHTLRQDKYFPPVGRIDGAAGDRNLICSCPPLSEFEN, from the coding sequence ATGGAGTTCCTTGTGACTGTTACCCCAGCCTCCTCATCCTTCGTTGACCGGCATATCGGCGCGCGCCGGGCCTCCGACATCGACACCATGCTGAAGGCTGTCGGCTACGACACCGTTGATGCCCTTGTGGACACCGCTGTTCCGAAGGACATCCGGCAGGACTTCCCGCTGCAGCTCGCCGCGGCCCTGAGTGAAGTCGAGGTTCTCGCCGAGCTGCGCAAGCTGGCCGCCAAGAACAAGACCGCCGTCCAGATGATCGGCCAGGGCTACTACGACACCCTCACCCCCGCCGTGATCCGGCGCAACATCCTCGAGGCCCCCGCCTGGTACACGGCGTACACGCCCTACCAGCCGGAAATCTCGCAGGGCCGGCTCGAGGCGCTGCTGAACTTCCAGACCATGGTCCAGGATCTCGTGGGCCTGCCGATCGCCAACGCGTCCCTGCTCGACGAAGCCACCGCGGTGGCCGAGGCCGTGCTGATGATGCGCAGGGCCAATAAGAACAAAGAGGCGCGCGACGGCAAGACTGTCCTGGATGCCGACTGCCTGCCGCAGACCATCGCGATCGTCCGGGGCCGGGCCGAGGCGCTCGGCTTCGAGGTGGAGGTCGCGGATCTGTCCAAGGGACTGCCAGAAGGTGTCATCAACGGCGTGGTGCTGCAGCAGCCCGGCGTCTCCGGCCGCGTCTTCGACCACACCGCCGTGATCGCGGACGCCAAGGAGCGCGGCGCCCTCGTCACCGTCGCCGCGGACCTGCTGTCCCTGACCCTGATCACCCCTCCGGGTGAGCAGGGGGCAGACATCGCCGTCGGCTCCGCACAGCGCTTTGGCGTGCCGCTGTTCTTCGGCGGCCCGCACGCCGCCTACATGGCCGTCCAGAAAGGCCTCGAACGGTCCATGCCCGGACGACTCGTCGGAGTCTCCAAGGACAACGCCGGCGTCCCCGCCTACCGCCTCGCGCTCCAGACCCGCGAGCAGCACATCCGCCGCGAGAAGGCCACCTCCAACATCTGCACCGCCCAGGCGCTCCTGGCCATCGTCTCCTCGTTCTACGCCGTCTACCACGGCCCCGACGGGCTGAAGGCGATCGCGGAAACCACCCACGGCCACGCCAAGACAATTGCCGCCTCGCTCAAGGCCGCCGGCCTGGACGTGCTGCACACCAGCTTCTTCGACACCGTCACCGTCTCCGTTCCCGGCAAGGCCGAAGAGGTTCTCGCCGCTGCCGAGGCCAGGGGCATCAACCTGCGGGGCATCGACGCGGACACTGTGGGCATTTCCGCCGATGAAGCCACGACGGCGGCCATCGTCGCCGACGTCGTTGCCGCTTTCGGTGCGGCTGTCGTCACCGACGGTTCAGCCTTCGGGCTGGACTCCACCGTGCAGCGGACCTCCGCGTACCTGCAGCACCCGGTCTTCAACACGCACCGCTCCGAGACCCAGCTCCTGCGCTACATCCGCCGGCTCTCGGACCGCGACCTGGCCCTGGACCGCACCATGATCCCGCTGGGTTCCTGCACCATGAAGCTGAACGCCACCGCTGAGATGGAAGCCATCTCGTGGCCCGAGTTCGCCTCCATCCACCCCTTCGCGCCGGACTCCCAGACCGCCGGCTGGCGCGAACTGATCGAGGACCTCGAGGCCCAGCTGACCGAGATCACCGGGTACGACCAGGTTTCCATCCAGCCGAACGCCGGATCCCAGGGCGAGCTCGCCGGGCTGCTCGCCATCCGCGGCTACCACCACTCCCGCGGCGACCAGCAGCGCAACGTCTGCCTGATTCCGGCCTCGGCCCATGGCACCAACGCCGCCTCTGCCGTGCTCGCCGGAATGAAGGTGGTCGTTGTGGCCACCGCCGCCGACGGAACCATCGACCACGCTGACCTGCAGGCGAAGATCGAGGCCCACCAGGATGCGTTGTCCTGCATCATGATCACCTACCCGTCCACCCACGGGGTGTTCGACGCCGACGTCCGCGAAGTCTGCGACGCGGTCCACGCCGCCGGGGGCCAGGTCTACATTGACGGTGCCAACCTCAACGCCCTCGTTGGCCTCGCCCAGCCGGGCCAGTTCGGCGGCGACGTTTCGCACCTGAACCTGCACAAGACCTTCTGCATCCCGCACGGCGGCGGCGGACCCGGCGTCGGCCCGGTCGCGGCGAAGGCCCACCTGGCACCCTTCATGCCCGGCAACGCCGCGGATCCGGCAAACGGCGCCGACGGGACCCCGATCTCGGCCTCGCGTTACGGTTCCGCCGGTGTGCTGCCGATCTCCTGGGCATACGTGAAGCTGATGGGCGGCCAGGGGCTGACCGAGGCCACCAGGTCGGCCCTGCTCGCGGCCAACTACGTCGCGGCCCGCCTCAACGACTTCTTCCCGGTGCTCTACACCGGCGAAGGCGGACTTGTCGCGCACGAATGCATCCTGGACCTGCGTGAACTCACGGCCAAGACCGGCGTGACCGCCGAAGACGTGGCCAAGCGCCTGATCGACTACGGCTTCCACGCGCCCACGCTCGCATTCCCCGTGGCCGGAACCCTGATGGTCGAACCCACCGAGTCCGAGGACCTCGGCGAGATCGACCGGTTCATCACGGCGATGATTTCCATCCGTGCCGAGATCGACCAGGTTGCTGCCGGTGATTTCAGCGTGGAGGACTCTCCGCTGCGCAACTCCCCGCATACGGCTGCCGCCGTCATCAGCACCGACTGGGCCCGCCAGTACCCGCGCGAGCAGGCCGTCTTCCCGGTCCACACGCTCCGGCAGGACAAGTACTTCCCGCCGGTCGGCAGGATCGACGGCGCCGCGGGGGACCGCAACCTGATCTGCTCCTGCCCGCCGCTTTCCGAGTTCGAGAACTGA